A single Anopheles maculipalpis chromosome 3RL, idAnoMacuDA_375_x, whole genome shotgun sequence DNA region contains:
- the LOC126561977 gene encoding apyrase-like, producing MVHSHNSFPRLTVVCLFAKLLVFASGQENLFPLSIVHINDFHARFEEVNEASVTCDSSGGEKCIGGYARTVTVLKQLLAERPNPIYLNAGDNFQGTLWYNIHRWNATSTFLNMLPADAMTIGNHEFDNGVEGVVPFLETIQSPVLLVNVDNSKEPDFNQFNKSLVLERGGRRIGVIGVILSTTDTIANTGDLIFEDEVETIRAEAEHLTDLGCDIIIVLSHCGIDVDRTIAANVGPLVDIIVGGHSHSFLYTGDHPTIPMNPVSEYPTVVSQPSGHRVLIVQASAYTKLVGDIILYFDQQGIIQRWEGNPIYLSNDVVPDPAVAQALIPWKVAVDEIGNRRIGATGVDLQKATCGFGECNLGSLIADSMVAAFVPLAQPDQWTYASVAVLAVGGIRVGLFRGDLAFKNLIEVLPFENALVCFDMRGDHLIELMEYSVEKSWDEDRFNGANMLQVSGLRVLYNVTNPIGERVLALDVLCHACDVPKYEPVEPFRKYRVITNSFLADGGDGFTMFQRYGQRKVNGPVDIDAFERYVRERSPVLQGVDGRITVLT from the exons atggtgcaCAGTCATAATTCCTTCCCACGTTTGACGGtcgtttgcctttttgccAAACTGTTAGTGTTCGCTAGCGGACAGGAGAATCTCTTTCCACTGTCCATCGTGCACATCAATGATTTTCACGCACGTTTCGAGGAGGTCAATGAGGCCAGTGTCACGTGTGATTCATCCGGTGGTGAGAAGTGTATCGGTGGTTACGCACGAACGGTGACGGTCCTGAAGCAGCTGCTTGCCGAACGGCCCAATCCAATCTATCTCAATGCAGGCGATAACTTCCAGGGTACGCTCTGGTACAACATTCACCGCTGGAATGCAACGTCCACCTTCCTGAATATGCTTCCGGCAGATGCGATG ACCATCGGGAACCATGAGTTTGATAATGGTGTGGAAGGTGTAGTGCCGTTTCTGGAGACGATCCAATCCCCCGTCCTGCTGGTGAATGTGGATAACAGCAAAGAACCGGATTTTAACCAGTTCAACAAAAGTCTCGTTCTGGAGCGTGGTGGACGCCGGATTGGTGTGATCGGAGTAATACTTAGCACGACCGACACGATCGCCAACACGGGAGATTTAATATTCGAGGATGAGGTAGAAACGATCCGAGCCGAAGCGGAACACCTAACCGATCTCGGCTGTGACATTATCATCGTTCTATCGCACTGCGGAATCGATGTTGATCGTACGATAGCGGCTAATGTAGGTCCACTGGTGGACATTATCGTTGGCGGTCATTCACACTCATTTCTGTACACTGGGGATCATCCTACCATTCCAATGAATCCGGTATCTGAATATCCGACCGTCGTATCGCAACCGAGCGGGCATCGGGTGCTGATCGTCCAAGCGTCCGCCTACACGAAGCTAGTGGGCGATATCATCCTGTACTTTGACCAGCAAGGCATCATTCAGCGCTGGGAAGGCAATCCAATCTATCTGAGTAATGATGTCGTGCCGGATCCAGCCGTCGCTCAAGCGCTGATACCGTGGAAGGTTGCTGTGGATGAAATCGGGAATCGGCGGATTGGTGCTACGGGAGTTGATCTTCAGAAGGCCACCTGTGGTTTCGGTGAATGTAACCTGGGAAGTCTCATAGCAGACTCCATGGTGGCTGCGTTTGTGCCGCTTGCTCAACCTGATCAGTGGACGTACGCATCAGTCGCGGTACTGGCAGTCGGTGGTATTCGTGTTGGTCTGTTCCGCGGAG ATCTTGCCTTCAAAAATCTGATCGAGGTGTTGCCGTTCGAGAATGCGCTCGTCTGCTTCGATATGCGCGGCGATCATCTAATTGAGCTGATGGAGTACAGTGTGGAAAAGTCCTGGGATGAGGATCGATTTAATGGAGCCAATATGCTGCAAGTGTCCGGACTTCGCGTACTGTACAACGTTACCAATCCGATCGGTGAGCGTGTGCTGGCGCTGGATGTACTGTGTCATGCGTGTGACGTGCCCAAGTACGAACCGGTCGAACCGTTCCGCAAGTATCGTGTTATAACGAACTCGTTTTTGGCTGATGGTGGCGATGGATTTACGATGTTCCAACGGTATGGTCAAAGGAAAGTGAATGGACCGGTCGATATTGATGCGTTCGAGCGATACGTCCGAGAACGGTCGCCTGTATTGCAGGGTGTGGATGGGAGGATTACGGTTTTAACGTAA